From the genome of Pedobacter sp. MC2016-14, one region includes:
- a CDS encoding SusC/RagA family TonB-linked outer membrane protein, translating into MYKNYTKKIGLHKRYAHKILLIMRLTTVFLIAAMMQVSAAGFAQRVTFKQKKASLTGLFKEIKKQTGYNVVWNLNQLNLSRPFDANFNQTPLEHVLIKSLQGMPLTYSIDEKTIVIRMKEKSILNQVMEYFKAIDVRGKIVDEAGIAIPGVTIKSKQSKRVVVTNSKGEFEYKGLDDDDVLLISYIGYKALEIKATADLSNIVMSSITNGLDEVTINTGYQTLPLERSTGAYGVVSEKTINLRMETNILDRLEGSVPGLFMKNGAVTIRGLATLYAEQQPMYVVDGFPYEGDINYINPSDVLSVTVLKDAAAASIYGTRAANGVIVITTRLGSVSKLTVNYNSTLFITPLPDASYLNLLNSSQMVDLQQELFNMRHPDYNDGIMRAAQPKAIEALYKNSEGLITDAELAATLNRLKTLNAQPQLEDLLMQKMVKQRHSFSANGGNEYNQFNVSLNYLGNRGYSIGSKDENVNIALRDQVKVAKWLTADVGITTNLGNAKSKPINTSSYYLNMPYEVLKDENGNVSPWNYRKSAYEIDRLIGLGLYDETYNPLNELDKSAISSKNNYVRLQGGFNVKFMEGLSLDVKYQTERGNSFYKTYHNNESYAAKNMINDAATVETNGDIEWNVPKGGQIYETRGDSKSYTLRTQLNFDKVLDDKNHLTILAGAEKRATVQNSTSLHRMGYSDNNLQFLPVNTLDLARLTNTQSLTYTFEYNNRSYNNFTSVENRYVSVYANAGHTYAGKYNLTGSVRIDDSNLFGVDPKYRYIPLWSFGGSWKLSNENFMKDANWLDHLNMRLTYGLGGNVAKNVGPFLQAASEFSIITGATATQIVSPPNKALRFERTATTNLGVDFSVLKNRISGSIDLYSRKSTDLLGDRKTDPTNAFLSALINYGSMTNKGYELALNTENLRTSNFHWASRLTYSHNKNKMTEIAPQSESVYTYTDGNGVSRIGYPTSSIFNFRSAGLDPTNGTVRVFDKNGNVVTNYDQSGSLVANMNDVDGLVYGGTLLPTYTIGLTNTFNYKNLSLNVLIIANGGNVFRDAVPQLLTSSNFSQNLDQRALNFWRKPGDEAIPGTIPAPDLAGSGNSYFASLWYALDENTLKADYVKVRDISLSYNFAPDLFKNKKIASAKLTLQVQNAFHWYRNDKGLDPEAYSQYGTYSNRNLPVTPTYMIGVDFTF; encoded by the coding sequence ATGTATAAAAATTACACCAAGAAAATAGGCCTGCACAAGCGGTATGCCCATAAAATTCTGTTGATTATGCGATTAACCACCGTTTTTTTAATAGCTGCCATGATGCAGGTTAGCGCTGCGGGATTTGCCCAAAGAGTTACTTTTAAGCAGAAAAAAGCATCGCTGACTGGTCTTTTTAAAGAAATAAAAAAGCAAACCGGATATAATGTAGTCTGGAACTTAAATCAACTCAATCTTTCCAGGCCATTTGACGCAAATTTTAACCAGACACCGCTAGAGCATGTGCTTATTAAAAGTCTGCAAGGCATGCCATTAACCTATTCCATTGACGAAAAAACCATCGTCATCAGGATGAAGGAAAAATCCATCTTAAATCAGGTTATGGAATATTTTAAAGCCATTGATGTACGTGGGAAAATTGTTGATGAAGCAGGCATAGCCATACCGGGTGTAACCATAAAGTCTAAACAGTCAAAAAGAGTGGTTGTAACAAACTCAAAAGGCGAGTTTGAATATAAAGGTTTAGATGATGATGATGTGCTATTAATTTCGTATATCGGTTATAAAGCTCTTGAAATTAAAGCTACGGCTGATCTGAGCAATATTGTCATGAGCTCAATAACTAACGGCCTTGATGAAGTAACCATCAATACTGGATATCAGACTTTACCCCTGGAACGTTCAACTGGCGCTTACGGTGTAGTTAGCGAAAAAACAATCAACCTGAGAATGGAGACCAATATATTGGACAGGCTGGAGGGAAGCGTTCCTGGTCTGTTTATGAAAAATGGGGCCGTAACCATTCGCGGTCTTGCTACTCTTTATGCAGAGCAGCAACCCATGTATGTAGTTGATGGATTTCCTTACGAAGGTGATATCAATTATATCAACCCATCAGACGTGCTGAGCGTAACCGTTTTAAAAGATGCGGCAGCAGCCTCTATATATGGTACCCGTGCAGCAAATGGTGTAATTGTAATTACAACGCGTCTTGGTAGTGTAAGTAAACTAACTGTCAATTACAACAGCACCTTATTTATAACTCCGCTGCCGGATGCATCTTACCTCAACCTCCTGAATTCATCACAAATGGTAGATCTTCAGCAGGAATTATTTAACATGAGGCATCCCGATTACAATGATGGTATTATGCGTGCTGCACAACCAAAAGCCATAGAAGCCTTATATAAAAACTCAGAGGGATTAATCACAGATGCTGAACTTGCTGCCACTTTGAATCGGTTAAAAACTTTAAATGCACAACCACAGCTGGAAGATTTGCTGATGCAAAAGATGGTCAAACAGCGCCATAGCTTTTCAGCAAATGGTGGTAATGAGTATAACCAGTTCAATGTATCCCTCAATTATCTTGGCAATAGGGGTTATAGTATTGGAAGTAAAGATGAAAACGTCAATATCGCTTTGAGAGATCAGGTTAAAGTAGCCAAGTGGCTTACTGCAGATGTTGGGATAACTACTAATTTAGGTAATGCTAAGAGCAAACCAATAAACACCAGTAGCTATTACCTCAATATGCCCTATGAAGTGTTAAAGGATGAAAATGGAAATGTTTCGCCCTGGAATTACCGCAAGTCTGCCTATGAGATTGATCGTTTAATTGGCTTAGGACTTTATGATGAAACATACAATCCTCTGAATGAGTTAGACAAGTCGGCAATTAGCAGCAAGAATAATTACGTGCGTTTGCAGGGTGGTTTCAATGTGAAGTTTATGGAAGGTTTAAGCCTTGATGTTAAATATCAGACAGAAAGAGGAAACAGTTTCTACAAAACTTATCATAACAATGAATCCTATGCCGCCAAAAATATGATAAACGATGCGGCAACTGTAGAAACGAACGGAGATATTGAGTGGAATGTTCCAAAAGGAGGACAAATTTATGAAACCAGAGGAGACTCTAAATCTTACACACTACGTACACAGCTGAATTTTGATAAAGTATTAGACGATAAAAACCATCTAACCATACTTGCAGGAGCTGAGAAACGCGCCACCGTACAAAATTCTACCAGCCTGCACCGAATGGGCTATAGCGATAACAATTTGCAGTTTCTACCTGTAAATACGCTAGATCTTGCCAGGTTAACCAACACACAATCGTTAACTTATACCTTTGAATACAACAATCGTTCTTACAACAACTTTACGTCAGTAGAAAACCGCTATGTATCGGTATACGCCAACGCGGGACATACTTATGCCGGCAAATATAATTTAACAGGAAGTGTGAGAATAGATGACTCTAACCTTTTCGGTGTCGATCCTAAGTACAGATATATTCCTTTATGGTCTTTTGGAGGAAGCTGGAAGTTGAGTAACGAAAACTTTATGAAAGATGCAAACTGGCTAGATCACTTAAACATGAGGCTAACTTACGGTTTAGGTGGTAATGTGGCTAAAAATGTAGGTCCTTTTTTACAAGCTGCCTCCGAATTTAGCATTATAACCGGAGCAACCGCTACCCAAATCGTAAGTCCACCCAATAAAGCATTAAGATTTGAGCGTACGGCTACAACAAACCTTGGCGTAGATTTTAGTGTTTTAAAGAACAGAATCTCCGGTTCCATAGATCTGTATAGCAGAAAAAGTACAGATTTATTGGGCGATCGTAAAACGGATCCAACAAATGCATTTCTATCTGCTTTAATCAATTATGGCAGTATGACCAATAAGGGTTACGAACTGGCATTAAATACCGAAAATTTAAGGACCAGCAATTTTCACTGGGCAAGCCGGTTAACGTATAGTCACAACAAAAATAAAATGACGGAGATTGCGCCGCAAAGTGAATCTGTATATACCTACACCGATGGAAATGGAGTATCCAGGATCGGATACCCAACCAGCAGTATTTTTAATTTCCGTTCTGCAGGCCTGGATCCAACCAATGGAACCGTTCGGGTTTTTGATAAAAACGGAAATGTAGTCACCAATTATGATCAATCTGGCTCACTGGTGGCCAATATGAATGATGTAGATGGATTAGTATATGGAGGTACTTTATTACCAACTTATACCATTGGGCTAACTAATACCTTCAATTATAAAAACTTAAGTCTTAATGTACTGATCATTGCAAATGGAGGAAACGTGTTCAGAGATGCAGTTCCACAACTCTTAACATCAAGTAATTTTTCTCAGAATCTCGATCAACGGGCATTAAATTTCTGGAGAAAACCTGGTGATGAAGCAATCCCGGGAACCATACCGGCTCCCGATCTTGCCGGTTCAGGAAATTCTTATTTTGCCTCGCTATGGTATGCGCTGGATGAAAATACGCTGAAGGCAGACTATGTGAAGGTAAGGGATATTTCGTTGAGCTATAATTTTGCGCCAGATTTGTTTAAGAACAAAAAGATTGCTTCCGCAAAACTTACCTTACAAGTTCAAAATGCCTTCCACTGGTACAGAAATGATAAGGGCTTAGATCCTGAAGCGTATAGCCAATATGGCACTTATTCCAATAGAAATTTACCAGTTACGCCAACCTATATGATTGGTGTAGACTTTACATTTTAA